A DNA window from Ornithinimicrobium humiphilum contains the following coding sequences:
- a CDS encoding alpha-hydroxy acid oxidase, whose amino-acid sequence MHDLVKVAVAQARDALAAPLRPSGRRERLAALGSVEEVRQAARRALPRVIFDFVDGGACDEVTLARNVRAFDELSLVPRFLVDVSRVDTSTTVLGRPVDVPVLGAPTGLCGLVHPDAEEGLAAALASHGSVYVLAAMSSSTIEEVRAAAPTARLWFQTYLWRDRGVVDGLLERAAASGYEALVVTVDVPRSSDRRRDRKHRFTVPPRLTPRSVVDGLTHPRWTAGLLGGARVVGGNVADHGGDAVSVASYVDAQFDASASWEDLQDLRARWDGPLVVKGLLHAEDARRAVALGADAVVVSNHGGRQLDQAPASLSALPAVVEAVGGRAEVYLDGGVRRGSDLLKARALGARACLVGRPIVFGLGAGGRAGADRAVQVLAQELEAAMVLAGVRSFDGVGRDLLGTFPPVVGQDVSEVAAARADGRRVLESTHNER is encoded by the coding sequence GTGCACGACCTGGTGAAGGTGGCCGTCGCGCAGGCACGCGACGCGCTGGCCGCACCGCTGCGCCCGAGCGGGCGCCGGGAGCGGTTGGCCGCCCTCGGCTCCGTGGAGGAGGTGCGGCAGGCGGCCCGCCGTGCCCTGCCCCGGGTCATCTTCGACTTCGTCGACGGCGGTGCCTGCGACGAGGTGACCCTCGCACGCAACGTCCGGGCCTTCGACGAGCTCAGTCTCGTCCCCCGCTTCCTCGTCGACGTCAGCCGGGTGGACACCTCGACCACCGTGCTCGGTCGGCCGGTCGACGTCCCGGTCCTGGGTGCGCCCACGGGCCTGTGCGGGCTGGTGCACCCCGACGCCGAGGAAGGTCTGGCCGCGGCGCTGGCCTCGCACGGGTCCGTCTACGTGCTCGCGGCCATGTCGTCCTCGACGATCGAGGAGGTCCGCGCTGCCGCGCCGACGGCCCGGCTGTGGTTCCAGACCTACCTCTGGCGGGACAGGGGCGTCGTCGACGGACTCCTGGAGCGTGCCGCGGCCAGCGGCTACGAGGCGCTCGTGGTCACCGTGGACGTGCCCCGGTCCTCCGACCGGCGGCGGGACCGGAAGCACCGGTTCACCGTGCCGCCGAGGCTGACGCCGCGCTCGGTCGTCGACGGGCTCACCCACCCCAGGTGGACCGCCGGACTCCTCGGCGGGGCTCGGGTGGTGGGCGGCAACGTCGCCGACCACGGTGGCGACGCGGTGAGCGTGGCGTCCTACGTCGACGCGCAGTTCGACGCCTCCGCCTCCTGGGAGGACCTGCAGGACCTGCGTGCGCGCTGGGACGGGCCGCTGGTCGTCAAGGGCCTGCTGCACGCCGAGGACGCCCGACGGGCGGTGGCGCTGGGCGCGGACGCGGTTGTGGTCTCCAACCACGGAGGTCGGCAGCTGGACCAGGCGCCCGCCAGCCTGTCCGCGCTCCCCGCGGTGGTCGAGGCGGTAGGGGGCCGGGCGGAGGTCTACCTCGACGGCGGTGTCCGCCGCGGGTCCGACCTCCTCAAGGCGCGGGCGCTGGGGGCGCGGGCCTGCCTGGTGGGGCGGCCCATCGTCTTCGGCCTGGGGGCCGGCGGTCGCGCCGGCGCCGACCGGGCCGTGCAGGTGCTGGCGCAGGAGCTGGAGGCGGCCATGGTGCTCGCCGGGGTGCGCTCCTTCGACGGCGTCGGCCGAGATCTTCTCGGGACGTTCCCGCCCGTGGTGGGGCAGGACGTCTCCGAGGTTGCCGCCGCCCGGGCAGACGGGCGACGCGTTCTGGAAAGCACACACAACGAGAGGTAA
- a CDS encoding class II aldolase/adducin family protein produces the protein MAYEEERELALTACRAMAAQGLGTGIGGHVSIRIPGKELYWTNRLSKTFEEMQLDDIVLLDFEGRSADPEVIVSPGIDFHHGIYKLRPDVNAIVHTHGFWITAQAALGREPRVLHNMATYFKGRTAIAPDDEIASIAPSLKDGDVAIIIPWHGSITLGKDIAEAAALHHTLDYVARLDVTAPADAPEMPEEHAEAVRVLLAKADYLNLTWGLLQRKAARAFDGTFTTPLVAP, from the coding sequence ATGGCGTACGAAGAGGAGCGGGAGCTCGCGCTCACCGCGTGCCGCGCGATGGCGGCCCAGGGCCTGGGCACCGGCATCGGTGGCCACGTCAGCATCCGGATCCCCGGGAAGGAGCTCTACTGGACCAACCGGCTGAGCAAGACCTTCGAGGAGATGCAGCTCGACGACATCGTGCTGCTCGACTTCGAGGGCCGCTCCGCCGACCCCGAGGTCATCGTCAGCCCCGGGATCGACTTCCACCACGGCATCTACAAGCTGCGGCCGGACGTCAACGCGATCGTGCACACGCACGGCTTCTGGATCACCGCCCAGGCTGCGCTCGGCCGCGAGCCCCGGGTGCTGCACAACATGGCGACCTACTTCAAGGGTCGCACCGCGATCGCCCCGGACGACGAGATCGCCTCGATCGCGCCCTCGCTCAAGGACGGCGACGTGGCCATCATCATCCCCTGGCACGGGTCGATCACCCTCGGCAAGGACATCGCCGAGGCCGCCGCCCTGCACCACACCCTCGACTACGTCGCGCGCCTCGACGTCACGGCGCCGGCCGACGCGCCGGAGATGCCAGAGGAGCACGCGGAGGCGGTCCGGGTCCTGCTGGCCAAGGCCGACTACCTCAACCTCACCTGGGGCCTGCTCCAGCGCAAGGCCGCCCGCGCGTTCGACGGGACCTTCACGACCCCGCTCGTGGCCCCCTGA